A single Candidatus Thalassolituus haligoni DNA region contains:
- a CDS encoding LysR family transcriptional regulator, with the protein MLWNLDDLPIFLAVAEHQGISSAADYLGMAKSSVSKAITRLEKGLGVRLFERNSRQFRITHEGEAFYQHSLAVLERAHETEAAMSALSGKPSGKLVVSMPMSFGREIFSPHLARFRQLYPDIELELNISSQSVDVIRDSIDIAVVVGAPKDSELILKNLYTSQLLCVASPGYIQSLTNEILSPEDITDHIQVIEKRYANMALPYRTSVSNGRLKPPASAIKINDPCSVRDAVAAGCGIGLIPDQYCHRFIQDGQLLPILPGLEFHRDISLISAVYASRRTTAHKTALFLDFLGDICKQLPQKNGPPAG; encoded by the coding sequence ATGCTCTGGAACCTCGATGACTTGCCAATTTTTCTAGCCGTTGCCGAACACCAGGGCATATCGTCTGCTGCTGATTACCTGGGGATGGCAAAATCCTCGGTCAGCAAGGCCATTACCCGGCTGGAAAAAGGGCTCGGCGTGCGCCTGTTTGAACGTAACAGTCGTCAGTTTCGTATTACCCACGAAGGGGAAGCTTTTTATCAGCATTCGCTGGCGGTACTGGAGCGCGCCCACGAAACCGAAGCAGCAATGTCGGCCTTATCGGGTAAACCCTCCGGCAAACTGGTGGTTTCCATGCCGATGTCGTTTGGCCGGGAAATCTTTTCGCCCCACCTGGCCCGTTTCCGGCAGTTATATCCCGATATCGAACTGGAGCTGAACATATCTAGCCAGAGTGTTGATGTTATTCGTGACAGTATTGATATCGCGGTGGTAGTAGGCGCACCCAAGGACTCTGAACTGATATTAAAAAACCTCTACACCAGCCAATTATTATGTGTTGCATCACCTGGCTATATCCAATCTCTGACTAACGAAATACTCAGCCCGGAAGATATTACCGACCATATTCAGGTTATTGAAAAACGTTATGCCAACATGGCGTTACCCTATCGCACGTCCGTCAGCAACGGCAGATTAAAACCACCCGCCAGCGCGATCAAAATCAACGACCCCTGCAGCGTTCGGGACGCTGTCGCCGCAGGCTGTGGCATCGGTCTGATTCCAGACCAGTATTGCCACCGTTTTATTCAGGATGGTCAACTGCTGCCAATTCTGCCGGGGCTGGAATTTCACCGGGACATTTCACTGATCTCCGCTGTCTACGCCAGCCGCCGCACCACGGCGCACAAAACCGCGCTGTTTCTCGATTTTCTTGGCGACATCTGCAAACAACTGCCGCAAAAAAATGGCCCGCCAGCAGGCTGA
- a CDS encoding gallate dioxygenase, protein MATIVGGLGLSHSPTIISGKLNNKAADPAWKPIFDNFEVVRDWLKQKDIDAIFMIYNDHITSFFFDHYSAFVMGVDDEYKPADEGGGVTPIPPIPGHAALARHIGQVLVAEEFDMSFFQNKGIDHGCFSPLSMIALDEDGWKGSIVPLQVGVLQWPVPSAGRCYKLGKALRQAIQSYPEDLRVAVVATGGLSHQVHGERCGFTNQAWDEEFLDLLESDPEQLTELTIGEYAKRGGWEGAEVIMWLIMRGALSDQVKRVHRATYLPSMTNIATLVLEDQGEDMPEPQQQAVRAKMTHQLSGSEELEGTYPFSYETSRKAWRMNEFLHELIVPQHRQAFLEDPETLYEQYGLTEEERDMLRHNQWIEMIHYGVIFFLIEKTAAVRGVSNPELYASFRGMSLEDFQQTRNVAIKYSVSHTADNE, encoded by the coding sequence ATGGCCACAATCGTGGGCGGCCTTGGCCTGTCTCATTCTCCAACCATTATTTCCGGCAAGCTCAATAACAAGGCTGCCGACCCGGCCTGGAAGCCGATCTTTGATAACTTCGAGGTGGTGCGTGATTGGCTGAAGCAAAAAGATATTGATGCGATATTCATGATTTATAACGATCATATAACCTCTTTTTTCTTCGACCATTATTCCGCTTTTGTCATGGGCGTGGATGATGAATACAAGCCTGCGGATGAAGGTGGTGGTGTTACGCCAATTCCGCCGATTCCAGGCCATGCGGCGCTGGCCCGCCATATTGGCCAGGTGTTGGTAGCGGAAGAATTTGATATGTCGTTTTTCCAGAACAAAGGCATTGATCATGGCTGTTTTTCGCCGCTGTCGATGATCGCACTGGATGAGGATGGCTGGAAAGGTTCCATCGTGCCGTTACAGGTGGGTGTACTGCAGTGGCCGGTTCCCAGTGCTGGGCGCTGTTACAAGCTGGGCAAGGCGTTGCGCCAGGCAATTCAGAGTTATCCGGAAGACCTGCGTGTGGCGGTTGTGGCAACGGGTGGTTTGTCGCATCAGGTACATGGCGAGCGCTGTGGATTTACCAATCAAGCCTGGGACGAAGAGTTTCTTGATTTACTCGAGAGTGATCCTGAGCAACTGACCGAGCTGACGATTGGTGAATACGCCAAACGGGGAGGCTGGGAAGGTGCCGAAGTCATTATGTGGCTGATCATGCGGGGCGCGCTGTCTGATCAGGTAAAACGAGTCCATCGTGCGACCTATTTGCCGTCCATGACTAACATTGCCACGCTGGTACTGGAAGACCAGGGTGAAGATATGCCAGAACCGCAGCAACAGGCGGTACGAGCCAAGATGACACACCAGTTGTCTGGCTCCGAGGAGCTTGAGGGCACCTATCCGTTCAGCTACGAAACCAGCCGCAAGGCATGGCGCATGAACGAGTTTCTGCATGAATTGATTGTCCCTCAGCATCGCCAGGCCTTCCTTGAGGATCCAGAAACGCTGTATGAGCAGTATGGGTTGACGGAGGAAGAGCGCGATATGTTGCGCCATAACCAGTGGATCGAAATGATCCATTACGGGGTGATTTTCTTCCTGATTGAAAAAACCGCAGCGGTGCGCGGCGTATCCAATCCAGAGTTGTACGCCAGCTTCCGTGGTATGTCGCTGGAGGATTTCCAGCAGACCCGCAACGTTGCGATCAAGTATTCGGTATCCCACACCGCTGACAACGAGTAA
- a CDS encoding acetyl-CoA hydrolase/transferase family protein, with the protein MSWNDLYQEKRLTPSQAAERLSDCSNLILGMGVAMPPALITAIAAAYKAETLPALNIYYMHGSATLQEQLLTPAMRGKFTPRCLFLSSHDRLALHANAEHPWIEFVPSAFHQVGRLLTENITPDCLMVTVSPMDKHGYFSLGTNADYSATVIRKARKVIVEVNRHMPRTFGECSVHISEIEALIEADVPLSEVPNVEASDIDWAIARQVAERIENGDTLQMGVGGVPNAVLSMLEHHQNLGLHSELFSPAMVNLIQKGALNGRVKRVMQHKHVFTLALGDRAMFDFMDDNPSIVGFPASWVNNPSVIRQNPNMVSVNSAIEVDITGQINAEQILGNPFSGTGGQLDFVRGAYGSEGGRSFIALHSTAKGDSLSRIVPQLTGGTVTDTRMDAHYVVTEYGNVCLKGLSIPQRVNALIGIAHPKFRDELTQHAFRLGLCH; encoded by the coding sequence ATGAGCTGGAACGATCTCTATCAGGAAAAACGCCTGACCCCATCACAGGCAGCGGAGCGGCTGAGTGATTGCAGCAATCTGATTCTCGGTATGGGGGTTGCCATGCCACCGGCCCTGATTACGGCGATTGCCGCTGCCTACAAGGCCGAGACACTGCCAGCACTGAATATCTACTACATGCACGGTTCAGCGACCTTGCAGGAACAACTGCTGACGCCCGCCATGCGCGGCAAATTTACGCCCCGTTGCCTGTTTCTGAGCAGCCACGACCGCCTGGCCCTGCATGCCAACGCCGAGCATCCCTGGATCGAATTTGTGCCGTCTGCCTTTCACCAGGTCGGACGCTTGCTGACTGAAAACATCACCCCGGATTGCCTGATGGTAACCGTGTCACCCATGGACAAACATGGCTACTTCAGCCTTGGTACCAACGCCGATTACAGTGCCACGGTGATCCGCAAGGCACGCAAGGTCATTGTCGAAGTGAACCGCCACATGCCACGCACCTTTGGCGAGTGCTCAGTACATATTTCAGAAATTGAAGCCCTGATTGAAGCCGATGTACCACTCAGTGAAGTGCCCAACGTTGAGGCTTCAGATATCGACTGGGCCATTGCCCGACAGGTAGCCGAACGGATTGAAAACGGCGACACCCTGCAAATGGGCGTGGGGGGCGTTCCTAATGCGGTATTGTCCATGCTGGAACACCACCAGAATCTCGGCCTGCACTCCGAGCTGTTTTCCCCGGCCATGGTCAACCTGATTCAGAAAGGTGCCCTGAACGGACGGGTGAAGCGGGTTATGCAGCACAAGCACGTCTTCACTCTGGCTCTGGGCGATCGCGCCATGTTTGATTTTATGGACGACAACCCCTCAATCGTGGGTTTCCCGGCCTCCTGGGTCAACAATCCCAGCGTCATTCGCCAGAATCCCAACATGGTGTCGGTCAACTCCGCCATCGAGGTTGATATTACCGGCCAGATCAATGCCGAGCAGATTCTCGGCAACCCGTTTTCCGGTACCGGAGGCCAGCTGGATTTTGTTCGTGGGGCTTACGGCTCGGAAGGTGGGCGTTCGTTTATCGCCCTGCACTCAACCGCCAAGGGCGACAGCCTGAGTCGTATCGTGCCGCAATTAACCGGCGGCACCGTGACCGATACCCGCATGGATGCACACTACGTCGTGACCGAATACGGCAATGTCTGCCTGAAAGGCCTGTCGATACCGCAACGGGTTAACGCCCTGATTGGTATTGCCCATCCCAAATTCCGTGATGAATTGACGCAGCACGCTTTCCGGTTGGGATTGTGCCACTGA
- a CDS encoding type III PLP-dependent enzyme: protein MLTQPEDYYDADTFARIKAFADKQETPCLVVDKQLFARQLDSLIRCFPYAKTYYAVKANPAPELLAILQQRGCNFDVASRYELDKVLAQGVSGDRVSFGNTIKKAADIRYFFDKGVTLFASDSEADLRNIARAAPGARVFIRILTEGAQTADWPLSRKFGCQTDMALDLCILARDLGLVPYGISFHVGSQQREIGVWDSAIAKVKWIFERLEEEDGIKLQMINLGGGFPANYISRTNELETYAEEITRYLREDFGDEFPEVILEPGRSLAANAGVLVSEVVLISRKTRFGLHRWVYTDIGKFGGFIETMDEAIKYPLYVEKKGEAEECVIAGPTCDSADILYENYKYELPLNLAMGDRMYWFSTGAYTTTYSAVEFNGFPPLQSFCI, encoded by the coding sequence ATGCTCACTCAACCAGAAGACTACTACGACGCCGACACCTTTGCGCGTATCAAAGCCTTTGCCGACAAGCAGGAAACCCCTTGTCTGGTGGTCGACAAACAGCTGTTTGCCCGGCAACTGGATTCTTTGATCCGCTGTTTTCCGTATGCCAAAACCTATTATGCCGTGAAGGCCAATCCGGCCCCTGAACTGCTGGCTATTTTGCAGCAGCGTGGTTGTAATTTTGATGTGGCATCCCGTTATGAACTGGACAAGGTACTGGCGCAGGGCGTTTCTGGCGACCGTGTGAGTTTTGGTAATACCATCAAGAAAGCAGCGGATATCCGTTACTTTTTTGACAAGGGTGTCACGTTGTTTGCGTCCGACAGTGAAGCTGATTTGCGTAACATCGCCCGTGCAGCACCGGGTGCACGGGTGTTTATTCGTATTCTGACGGAAGGTGCGCAAACCGCCGACTGGCCGTTGTCTCGTAAATTTGGCTGTCAGACCGATATGGCACTGGATTTGTGTATTCTGGCTCGTGATCTGGGGCTGGTGCCTTATGGTATTTCATTCCATGTGGGTTCCCAGCAGCGTGAAATTGGCGTGTGGGATTCTGCTATTGCCAAGGTGAAGTGGATTTTTGAGCGGCTGGAAGAAGAAGATGGCATCAAGCTGCAGATGATCAACCTGGGGGGGGGGTTCCCGGCTAATTACATCAGTCGTACCAACGAGCTGGAAACCTACGCTGAGGAAATTACCCGTTACCTGCGTGAAGACTTTGGTGACGAGTTCCCGGAAGTGATTCTGGAGCCAGGCCGTTCGCTGGCAGCTAACGCTGGCGTACTGGTCAGTGAAGTGGTGTTGATCAGTCGCAAGACCCGTTTTGGATTACATCGTTGGGTGTACACCGACATCGGCAAGTTCGGGGGGTTTATTGAAACCATGGACGAAGCCATCAAGTACCCTTTGTATGTCGAGAAAAAGGGTGAAGCAGAAGAGTGTGTGATTGCCGGGCCAACCTGTGACAGTGCCGATATTCTGTATGAAAACTACAAATATGAACTGCCACTGAACCTGGCAATGGGCGATCGTATGTACTGGTTCTCAACCGGTGCCTACACCACTACCTACAGTGCGGTTGAGTTTAACGGTTTCCCCCCGCTGCAATCTTTCTGTATCTGA
- a CDS encoding RsmB/NOP family class I SAM-dependent RNA methyltransferase encodes MTHQDTFLITYSDLLTVWQDWLDTIPHPPLDRWLKQRAKYQKRYHGGYRMAIDNAMMDAMRYRQLADALEHSFQDPGFDDWVGWDQSWSPNNSTEAAPQHFWHWLQLRSEADWRTPEVAQQKARREHFIEFRQRVANTSDNALFMLWHGLRPGWEPALKRRAEKSGWNDDTLQHWIEQQTHRPPLWLRQVASQTKPDDESLERALKRDGVIVHQYPVTLGERSYTLHAAEGGNDVIRSDAFKAGKVEIQDAASQLICEMVDVQPGQKIWDACAGAGGKTLTLASALGKKGAVIATDLHQYKLDELKKRAKRAAIANIRNFVWDGEAPLRLPIEIARQQGFDRILVDAPCTNAGTWRRNPDARWRLTAENTRELHQLQFNLLDRAAKSLRANGRLIYATCSWQVEENESVCGRFLEANPDFILVKQTLLGAPLVDSDTMFCAVFSKA; translated from the coding sequence ATGACCCACCAGGATACCTTTCTGATTACCTACTCCGACCTGCTGACTGTTTGGCAGGACTGGTTAGACACCATTCCCCACCCGCCTCTCGACCGCTGGCTGAAACAACGTGCCAAATACCAGAAGCGTTATCATGGTGGTTACCGCATGGCGATCGACAACGCCATGATGGACGCCATGCGCTATCGCCAGCTGGCCGACGCGCTGGAGCACAGTTTTCAGGATCCCGGTTTCGACGATTGGGTGGGATGGGATCAATCCTGGTCACCCAACAATAGCACCGAGGCAGCACCGCAACATTTTTGGCACTGGCTGCAATTACGCAGTGAAGCCGATTGGCGCACTCCGGAAGTCGCCCAGCAAAAAGCCCGCCGCGAACACTTTATCGAGTTTCGCCAACGGGTTGCCAATACCTCGGATAATGCTCTGTTTATGCTCTGGCATGGCCTCCGTCCAGGCTGGGAACCGGCCCTCAAGCGACGAGCTGAAAAATCCGGCTGGAACGACGATACACTGCAACACTGGATCGAGCAGCAAACCCACCGCCCACCCCTGTGGTTGCGCCAGGTGGCCAGCCAGACCAAACCGGATGACGAGTCACTGGAACGGGCACTGAAACGCGATGGTGTGATTGTGCATCAGTACCCGGTCACTCTGGGGGAGCGTAGCTATACACTTCATGCCGCCGAAGGCGGTAATGACGTCATCCGCAGCGATGCCTTCAAGGCCGGAAAGGTAGAAATTCAGGATGCCGCCAGTCAGCTGATTTGCGAAATGGTCGACGTCCAGCCAGGCCAGAAAATCTGGGATGCCTGCGCTGGAGCAGGCGGCAAGACCCTGACGCTGGCATCCGCGTTGGGTAAAAAAGGCGCCGTCATTGCGACCGACTTGCATCAGTACAAGCTGGATGAGCTAAAAAAACGCGCCAAACGCGCTGCCATCGCCAACATCCGCAACTTTGTCTGGGATGGCGAAGCACCACTGCGCCTGCCGATTGAAATTGCCCGTCAACAGGGTTTTGACCGCATTCTGGTCGATGCCCCCTGCACCAATGCCGGCACCTGGCGCCGGAACCCGGATGCGCGCTGGCGTCTGACGGCAGAGAACACCCGCGAGCTGCATCAATTGCAGTTCAACCTGCTTGATCGTGCCGCCAAATCACTCAGAGCCAACGGCCGTCTGATCTACGCCACCTGTAGCTGGCAAGTCGAGGAAAATGAAAGCGTCTGTGGCCGCTTCCTCGAAGCCAACCCGGACTTTATTCTGGTCAAACAGACCTTGCTGGGCGCTCCGCTAGTGGATAGCGACACCATGTTCTGTGCCGTATTCAGCAAGGCCTGA
- a CDS encoding PhnA domain-containing protein: MSIEHTLLERSGHRCELCGAPENLSPWAVPPQELASSDNHILLCGTCLAQIDGAEPDQNHWRCLNDSMWSQVPVVQVMAFRMLKRLGSETWAQDLLEMLYLEDDTRKWAEAAAGAEDAEPTLDVNGVVLVAGDNVTLIKDLDVKGTSMTAKRGTAVRGISLSDNPKHIEGRVNGQRIVIIAAYCKKS, translated from the coding sequence GTGAGCATTGAACACACTTTGCTGGAACGTAGTGGCCACCGCTGTGAATTGTGCGGAGCGCCAGAGAACTTGTCGCCATGGGCTGTACCGCCACAAGAGCTGGCATCGTCGGATAACCATATTCTGCTGTGTGGTACTTGTCTGGCCCAGATAGACGGTGCCGAGCCGGATCAGAATCACTGGCGCTGTCTGAACGACAGTATGTGGAGTCAGGTGCCGGTCGTTCAGGTCATGGCATTCCGTATGCTGAAGCGTCTGGGTAGCGAGACCTGGGCCCAGGATTTGCTGGAGATGTTGTATCTGGAAGATGATACCCGCAAGTGGGCAGAAGCCGCTGCTGGTGCTGAGGACGCAGAACCCACGCTGGATGTGAATGGTGTGGTGCTGGTTGCTGGAGATAACGTGACGCTGATCAAGGATCTGGATGTCAAAGGCACCAGTATGACGGCCAAACGGGGAACTGCGGTACGGGGTATTTCACTGAGTGATAACCCCAAACACATTGAAGGCCGTGTGAATGGCCAGCGTATTGTGATTATTGCGGCTTACTGCAAAAAATCCTGA
- a CDS encoding putative bifunctional diguanylate cyclase/phosphodiesterase, producing the protein MSWKDILPGVLLRHRPGTAEQTGTETSTATADQYGDSGQELSQDTLARLRARQLLTIARLTPLNAVANVFNVILSSIVLWGIVHPAIILIWSALISLLMGASVVGWYRMVKRPQPPQYAREQTLHRATWHAGLIALLWALPPAFLFHQASAEQQLFLTAISAGMMCAGGFALYTLPAAAQLFTGILGAASVIALASSDLASRLYLILLLLMYLTILLVSIVHAGRVFRAHVLAEMTSDNQKQVISLLLNDFEQSTADVLWEVDAQLTFRRTNNKLSELFGNDSEELGSTDFLSLVQLSQARLTDNIQKLAHSAYTALSTALKGGRAFRDIEVPMCINQRTVWWAITAKPTVKGGWRGVISDITESHQAQQRIWQLAHEDNVTGLTNRHGFQTGIESILAPLDLARPNQELRALLSIDLDRFKAVNDAFGHDAGDKLLQVVADRLRSHTRPQDLVARIGGDEFGLILQQLDNHEQALEIAERLVASINQPCQIDSASILVGASIGVAFIPEDGAQQDVILKHADLALYQAKARGRGKVVRFAPTMAATAQTRHRIEQALRSALQQETLTLAYQPQRHLINGKVTCVEALARWHDQQLGQIAPALFISVAEESSLIHTLGQLLLNQACQQLSRWPANLTVAVNISPLQLANPDIVNQVADTLKRHDVAADRLELEITETALLDDSHNALDKLHQLKALGVRITLDDFGTGYSSLVYLRCFPFDKIKIDRSFVSEMAQEPTARTIVGAIIQMASALNMAVVAEGVEEQQPLELLQQLGCTIAQGYHICRPLAPEAAAAYLEQYN; encoded by the coding sequence TTGTCCTGGAAGGATATATTGCCGGGTGTGCTGTTACGCCACCGTCCCGGCACCGCCGAGCAAACGGGTACCGAGACCAGCACCGCCACTGCCGATCAATATGGCGACAGCGGTCAGGAGCTCTCGCAAGACACCCTTGCCCGGTTACGGGCCAGGCAACTGCTCACCATCGCCCGACTGACGCCTCTCAATGCCGTCGCCAATGTTTTTAACGTCATACTGTCATCCATCGTGCTCTGGGGCATTGTCCACCCTGCGATCATTCTGATTTGGTCAGCTCTGATATCGCTGCTGATGGGGGCCTCGGTGGTCGGCTGGTACCGTATGGTCAAACGCCCGCAACCACCGCAATATGCCCGTGAGCAAACCCTTCATCGTGCCACCTGGCATGCCGGACTCATCGCTCTGCTATGGGCACTTCCCCCCGCATTTCTGTTCCATCAAGCCTCTGCTGAGCAGCAACTGTTTCTTACTGCGATCAGTGCCGGGATGATGTGCGCAGGCGGATTTGCGCTGTATACACTGCCTGCTGCAGCCCAGCTATTTACCGGTATCCTCGGCGCGGCATCAGTGATCGCATTGGCCAGCTCCGATCTGGCGTCGCGCCTTTATCTGATTCTGCTGTTGCTGATGTACCTGACGATTCTCCTCGTCAGTATTGTTCACGCCGGAAGGGTATTCCGCGCTCACGTTCTGGCAGAAATGACCTCAGACAACCAGAAGCAAGTCATCAGCCTGTTGCTGAATGATTTTGAACAAAGCACCGCCGATGTGTTGTGGGAAGTCGATGCCCAGCTGACATTTCGCCGTACCAATAACAAGTTATCTGAACTGTTTGGCAATGACAGCGAAGAGCTGGGCAGCACCGATTTTTTGTCTCTGGTGCAACTCAGTCAAGCCCGGCTCACAGACAACATCCAGAAACTTGCACACTCAGCGTATACCGCGCTGAGTACTGCCTTGAAGGGAGGTAGGGCTTTCCGCGATATTGAAGTCCCGATGTGTATTAATCAGCGCACCGTCTGGTGGGCAATCACCGCCAAGCCCACCGTCAAGGGTGGCTGGCGCGGTGTCATTTCTGATATCACCGAATCCCACCAGGCACAGCAGCGCATCTGGCAACTGGCTCATGAAGACAATGTCACGGGTCTGACCAATCGCCATGGTTTTCAGACTGGAATAGAGTCAATTCTGGCACCGCTGGATCTGGCCAGGCCGAATCAGGAATTAAGGGCGCTGCTCTCCATCGACCTGGATCGTTTCAAGGCGGTAAATGACGCTTTTGGTCATGATGCCGGCGACAAGCTACTGCAGGTGGTCGCCGATCGCCTGCGCAGCCATACCCGCCCGCAGGATCTGGTCGCCCGCATCGGCGGCGATGAATTTGGCCTCATTCTGCAGCAACTCGACAATCACGAGCAGGCGTTGGAGATTGCCGAACGGCTGGTCGCCAGTATCAACCAACCATGCCAAATCGATAGCGCCAGTATTCTGGTAGGCGCCAGCATTGGCGTCGCGTTTATCCCGGAAGATGGCGCTCAGCAAGACGTTATTCTCAAACACGCCGATCTTGCACTCTATCAGGCCAAGGCCAGAGGACGTGGCAAGGTGGTACGGTTTGCCCCCACCATGGCCGCCACAGCCCAAACCCGACACCGTATCGAACAGGCACTGCGAAGCGCCTTGCAACAAGAGACACTGACACTGGCCTACCAGCCGCAACGCCATCTGATCAACGGCAAAGTCACGTGTGTTGAAGCGCTGGCGCGCTGGCATGACCAGCAGCTGGGGCAAATCGCCCCCGCCCTGTTTATCAGTGTGGCGGAGGAATCCAGCCTGATTCACACGCTGGGGCAGTTATTGCTGAATCAGGCCTGTCAGCAACTCAGTCGCTGGCCAGCCAACTTGACGGTGGCCGTTAATATCTCGCCGCTGCAACTGGCCAATCCTGACATCGTTAACCAGGTCGCCGACACCCTCAAGCGCCACGACGTCGCCGCAGACCGCCTTGAGCTGGAAATCACCGAAACCGCACTACTCGACGACAGCCACAATGCGCTGGACAAACTTCATCAACTGAAAGCCCTGGGTGTCAGAATCACCCTCGACGACTTTGGTACCGGCTATTCATCGCTGGTTTACCTACGCTGTTTTCCGTTCGACAAAATCAAGATTGACCGTTCATTTGTCAGTGAAATGGCACAAGAACCCACGGCACGCACCATTGTGGGTGCCATTATCCAGATGGCCAGCGCCCTGAATATGGCCGTTGTGGCAGAAGGTGTAGAAGAGCAGCAGCCTCTGGAGCTGCTGCAACAATTGGGCTGCACCATAGCCCAGGGCTATCACATATGCCGCCCACTGGCACCAGAGGCTGCTGCGGCCTACCTGGAACAATACAACTGA
- a CDS encoding globin family protein encodes MTPEQITLVQDSFAKVEPIADTAAELFYNRLFELDPSVRPMFKGDITEQGAKLMTMIGVAVRSLNNLEAILPAVQNLGVRHLEYGVTDAHYDTVAAALLWTLEQGLGPDFTPATKDAWTATYVTLATVMKDAAHAAEA; translated from the coding sequence ATGACACCGGAACAGATTACGCTTGTACAAGACAGCTTCGCCAAGGTTGAACCCATCGCCGACACGGCTGCCGAACTGTTTTATAACCGCCTGTTTGAACTGGATCCGTCAGTACGGCCGATGTTCAAGGGCGACATCACGGAACAGGGTGCCAAACTGATGACCATGATTGGTGTCGCCGTGCGCAGCCTTAACAATCTCGAAGCCATCCTACCGGCCGTGCAGAATCTGGGGGTTCGCCACCTTGAATACGGCGTCACCGACGCGCATTACGACACGGTCGCTGCCGCCTTGCTGTGGACGCTGGAGCAGGGCCTTGGCCCGGATTTTACCCCTGCAACCAAAGACGCATGGACGGCAACCTATGTCACATTGGCGACCGTCATGAAGGATGCCGCCCACGCGGCTGAAGCCTGA
- the tsaA gene encoding tRNA (N6-threonylcarbamoyladenosine(37)-N6)-methyltransferase TrmO — translation MYSLSPVAIAHTPFREKFAIPRQPMLAPAAVGEIQLLPPFNDPLAFDGLEQVSHVWLIFLFHQAMAAPGSVPRMRVRPPRLGGNSKLGVFATRSSHRPNAIGQSLVKIEHVQTDTLLVSGVDLLDQTPIIDIKPYVPYADSIDTAWNHIAAAAPVPIRVDWETTALEAALQLQQQTGKPLIALIEQCLSQDPKPAYQQPSPERQYGTRLWDIDIGWHYPTQDCICVDRVQRSSI, via the coding sequence ATGTATTCGTTATCACCAGTGGCTATTGCCCATACTCCGTTCCGGGAAAAATTTGCTATTCCAAGACAGCCCATGCTCGCCCCAGCGGCGGTGGGAGAAATACAACTGCTGCCGCCTTTTAATGATCCGCTGGCCTTTGACGGACTCGAACAGGTCAGCCACGTTTGGTTGATTTTCCTGTTTCATCAGGCCATGGCAGCACCGGGCAGCGTGCCACGCATGCGAGTACGACCGCCGCGTTTGGGAGGCAACAGTAAACTCGGCGTCTTTGCCACCCGCAGCAGTCATCGCCCCAACGCTATCGGACAGTCGTTAGTTAAAATCGAACATGTCCAGACGGACACTCTACTGGTCAGTGGTGTCGATTTGCTCGATCAAACGCCCATCATCGACATCAAACCTTACGTCCCCTACGCCGATAGCATCGACACCGCCTGGAATCATATTGCCGCCGCCGCACCCGTGCCGATCCGGGTTGACTGGGAAACAACGGCGCTGGAGGCGGCATTACAACTGCAGCAACAGACCGGCAAACCGCTGATTGCCTTGATCGAACAGTGCCTCAGCCAGGATCCCAAACCGGCTTATCAACAGCCCTCTCCAGAACGCCAATACGGCACCCGGCTGTGGGACATTGATATTGGCTGGCACTACCCGACACAAGACTGCATTTGTGTTGATCGTGTACAGAGATCCTCTATTTAA